In Thermoplasmata archaeon, the genomic window TGATGGTGGCGAGGGCGAGGCACCCAGCCTCCTCGAAGCCCATCAAAGCCCATCACGGAGAATTCAGTCATTATGGAGGAGAAGGGGAATGTCCCCCAGACGGCCGGGCTCGCATCCTTCTCAGGTGGTTAAACATCCTGAACCGATACCGAAAGATTTCCACCAATTGCTCTGGAAGAGGTTCTGGGCGCGCCATCACCCACACATTTGACCGTGGAGCCGGGGCCCTCAGCCCCTCTTCCTTTTCAGCAGCGCCACGCTCCCCCCGAGTGTGAGGCACGCGAATATGAGGAGCGCGAGAATCTGCGGCCAGACCTCCGCCAGTCCCCAGCCCCTGAGCATTATCGAGCGCACCGCGTCTATGCCGTACTTCAGGGGCACGAAGTAGGACACGGGCCGCAGGAAGTCGGGAATCGCCTCCACGGGCCAGAAGAGGCCCGCGAGCAGGACCGAAGGGAATATTATCAGCGGTATGAACTGAATCGCCTGAAGCTCGTTCCTGGCCCCGGAGGAGAGCAGGATGCCGAGCCCCTGATGGCCGAAGCCGAGGAGAATCAGCACGCCGTAGGCGAGGAGCAGGTTGCCGTGAATCGTTATTCCGAAGAGGAGAATCGCCGCGGTCAGGATGACGGTGCACTGGAGGACCCCGATGACGGCGAACGCGAGCGCGTAGCCCGTCACAATCTCGCCCTCCGTCGCGGGGGACACGAGGAGCCGCTGGAGCGTTCCGGCCCTCCTCTCGAACACGAAGAGGATGATGGTTATCATCGTCGTGACCATCATGATGGCGAAGGATATCACGCCGGGCGCGAAGTAGTCTATGAAGCTCAGCTCGGGGCCGCCGTAGGCGTAGCCCGTCGAAATTCTGACGGGCTGCTCCACGGTGCTCTGGTTCATCTCCCTCGCAAGCGCGTTGATGGCGGAGGCGACGGCTCCGCTGACCGCCTTCAGCACCGCCGAGGCGATGTTCGGGTTGGAGCCGTCGAGATAGACCTCGAGCTCGGCGCGCGGCGCGCCCGGCGAGCCGTTCATCCTCGCGGCGGCGCTCAGGAGGAAGTTCGATGAGAAGTTCTCCGGGATTATCAGGACAGCCCAGCGCTCCCCGTCCCTGACCCTCTGCCTCGCCGAAGCGACGTCCTTGGTCCCGTGGGGAATCAGGACCTCCCTGTCCAGTCCGGCCTCGACCCTCTCGCCGAGCCTGAGGCCCCCGGGCAGTAGGGAGCTGGCGCCGGCCGGCACGCCCGCGTCCAGATTGACGACGTCGACCTCTAGATCCCTCACATCGCCCTCGAAGGTGTATCCGAAAACGAGCACGAGGAGCAGGGGCATCGCGAGTATAAATCCGAGGGTCCTCCTGTCGTGGCGGAAGTGCAGCAGAGCCCTCCTGCTGAACGCGAGCGTCCTGCGCCAGTTCATGGGGCACCCCTCCCGGCGAGCTCGAGAAAGACCTCCTCGAGCGACTCCTTCCCGTGCGCCTCCATCAGCTCCCGCGGGGGACCCTGCGCGATCAGCCTGCCCTGCCTGAGCAGTCCGACCCGGCTGCAACGGCTTGCCTCGTCCATGTAGTGGGTGGTGATGACCACCGTTGTCCCCCTCTCCGCCGCTCCCCTGAAGTACCTCCAGAAGCTGGACCTGAGCTGCGGGTCCACGCCGACCGTGGGCTCGTCAAGGAAGAGGAGGCGCGGTTCGTGAATCATGGCGCATGCGAGGCTGAGCCTGTGCCTCATCCCGCCACTCAGTGTTGATGCGAGAGCGTTCTCCCATCCTCCGAGTTCCACGAACGAGAGCAGCTCCTTCTCCCTCTCCCTCAGCCTCCCCTCACTCAGGCCATAGAGACGCCCGAAGAGGCTCAGGTTCTCATGGACAGTGTTGTCCATGTAGACCGCGATGTCCTGCGGCATGTAGCCGATCAGGGGCCGGACCCTCTTGGGCGGAATTCCCTCGCCAAGAACCCTCGCCGAGCCCGCGGTGGGCCTGAGGAGCCCCAGAAGGATTTTTATTATCGTCGTCTTCCCCGAGCCGTTGGGGCCCAGCAGGCCGTAGACCTCGCCTTCGTCTATGCTCAGGTCGACGCCGTCCACGGCCCTCAGCGCCCCAAAGCTCTTCTTCAGGCCCCTGACCTCGACAGCCAGCACTGAATTCCCTCCACGAGCGGTGCAAGCAAGCACGTGCCCGCGTATATACCTTTTCTCAATATCTCGGTCAGGTCAGTCCGTGGAATTCGCTTTTTTCGACGTTCAGCCTCCCTCCCGGCGCATCACATTTCGCCCATTCCGTGGGTGGAGGAATCAAGTCCGGTTCTTTCTCCCGCGCGCGGCCGAGCGCCCCGGACCCCCCCGCTCCCCGTGCCTGTGGGTCAGGAGGCAGAACAGAATATAGATTATTATCGAGGCCGACACCAGCGCCGCGGCGACCGCGGCAGGGCCTCCGAGGTCGGGCGCTGGGACCGCCTTCTCGACGACGGTTACCGTCGCGCTGCGCGAGGCGCACGCCCCTCCCCCGCCTTCGACCGTCAGGACGACCTCGTACCTGCCCGGTCTGGAGTAGCGGTGGGTCGCGCACACGCCCTCGGCCCGTGCCCCGTCGCCGAAATCCCAGAGGAAGCGCAGATTCTCCAGCGGATCGTCAATGTCCCGCGTGCCGGAAGCGTCGAAACTTATCTCCTCCCCGACAGCGGCCGAGAGCCTGCTGGCGAGGATGACAGGCCGGGGAGCGCTGTCCCCGACCACGACTGTTAGGATGCAGGGTCCGCTCCACTCGCCCGCGTCGTCCTCGACCCTGAGGGCGACGTCGTAGACGCCGTACCGAAGGAAGCTGTGGATGGTCGAGGGCCCCGAGAATGTAGTCCCGTCGCCGAAGTCCCAAAGCCACGCGACGACCTGCCCGTCGGGGTCGGAGGACTTGGATGTGAAGGTGAAGGGCGTGGCGGTCGTTCCCACGTCGGGCTCGACCCGGGCCTCCGCCACAGGCAGCCTGTTTCCAACCATGATGGCGATGCTCCGGTTGAGCGAGCTCCCGTCGGTCAGAATCAGCCTCACCTCCGCCGTGTAGCTCCCGGGCCTCTCATAGACGTGCTCCACCACCTCCAGACCCTCGCCATATGCGCAGCCACCGTCGCCGAAGCTCCACAGGAAGCGCGAGACGTTCGAGCGGCCGGAGGCGAAGCTGCAGACGAAGACCACCGCGCTGCCCGAGAGGGGGGACGCCGGGGCGGCCTCGATTGTGAAGGAGGGAGGGGGGGAGGACACATTGATTCGGACCGGCTCCGCGCACTCGACCACAGCCCCTTCCACGGTCGCGGCCCAGCCGCGCGCGGCGTAGACGCCCGGGTTCGCGTAGGTGTGCGAGCTCCTGTTCTCCGGAATCCAGTCCGTCGAGCTCCCGTCGCCGAAGTCGAATCTGTAGCCCACGGGCTCGACTTCAATGCCCGTCAGCTCTATCCAGAGCTCGACAGTCTCCCATGCCACGACGGTGCTCCTGTCGGCCTTCAGCACCGCCTGAGGGACATCGGTCACATAGAAGCGCGCCGCGAGGGCGTTGTTTTCCTCGAAGACCTCTTCGACCTCATTCATGGAGTCGGCGACAACGGAGACCTCGTGCCAGCCGGGCCTCGCGGCCCAGAAGGCCCCGAGCCTCACGCAAGCACCGGGGTCCATCCGCTCAATCACCCGCTCCTGAATCGGCTCCCCGTCAACTAGCAGGAGAATCGTGGCCCGGCCAACGGGAGCGCTGGCCGGGTTGAAAGCGGGGTCGTTCAGAATCTCGCCTGCGAGGGGCAGGAGTTGGCCCTCGAGATAGGGCCCCCCGCGCTCCACGCCCGCGAAGGTGGCCCTCAGGTCCGGCCCCTTCCGAAGCCGGAGGACGATATCGCATGTGGAGGTCACGCACGCCCTCTCCAGCCCCGCGCCCCTGCTCCCGGCGAGTCCAGTGAATTTGTAGGGATTGCTGCTGAGCTCCGTCCCGTCGGCTCTGACGATTCTCTCCCTCAGGACAAAACGCCCGGGCCCGGCCAGCGTCTCGTTGATTACAATCCAGCCCCCAGCGTCCTGAATTCGAAGCTCCGCGGGGTAGCCCTCCCTCCACTCCTCGGGCTCGCCGGGTCCTTTCACATTGTACATGGCGCGGATACCTACAGTCCAGAATCGCGCCTCCCTGCAGGCGTTGACGGCGTTGTCGGCGAATTTGAACTCGTTCCGGCCTATCGTTGCGTTGAGGTCTACGGCATGAATTCCATACCCCGTGATGTTCAGGAAGCGATTGTTCATGATAGGGAGATTTGAGCCATTGATATCGATTCCCTTAAAAGAATTCTGAATGGTGTTGTTCTCTATGGAGCCGCTGCCCGTGGGGTCGAAGCAGTGAGTGATTCTCAGACCGGCGCCGGGGGCGGATACGGTGTTTCCGGAAATCCTGAGACCATAATGAACCTCGCCCCATGAGGGCTCGAGCACCACGCCCTCCTGTGCGTATATTTCATTCTCGAGTATGGAGCCGCGGTAAATATCCGATTGGACATTGATTCCCTGGAGACCGGCGCGAATTCTGTTGGCCTCGATGAAGATATCCATCGGCTGTGATGTGAGCGCGGAGACGGCAGCAGTGTCAACATCTATCGTGTTCCCTGTGATATGAAAACCGGCGATTCCATTGACTGAGAGGCCGTTTTTGCACCGCTCGATGGTGTTGTTCAGAATTTCGCAGCGCCCTCCATAGCACGAGACTGCGACGGCGGTGCTGAAGCCCATGAGCCGGTTCCCCGAAATCTCCCAGCAGGCGCCGTCCGAGGCCTCGAGGGAGATTCCATTGGGGGGCCCGGAATCGCCATTGAGCTCGTTTCCTGCTACAGTGAGGTTCGAGGTACATTGAATCGTGAGTGCGTTCTGACCGCCTCCGCCCCGGATCCTGTTCCCCTCCACGCGGCCGCCGCCACCGTAGAGCCAGACCCCGCCCTCCCCGGGGAGGGAGTTGCACACCAGTGAGTAGTTGAGCGAGCGGTCGTTATAGATGAGAAGGCCCGGATATCTTCCTCCGGCCTCGAGCTCGCAGGACTCGATGGCCACCACCAGCGAGCCCATGATAGGAATATATCGAGCGCTGATTCCGCAGAGGGCGCCCCTGACGGTGCAGTTCTGAATCAGGGTCCGATACTGAGAACTGAACCCCAGCACACAGGAAAAGCCATAGGAGAGGTATGTCGTGGATATCTCCGCGGCTATCTCCTCACCCTCGATGAAGCAGCCCCGAAGGCAGAATTCGGCCTCCCTGTTCAGCCCCGCCCCCTCTGGGGGGCTCCAGAGCCAGCCGCCTTCCTTGGGGGGGCCGAGGGTGGAGTTGATGAAAACGGCCTCAGAACGCTCTAGCTCAGCGACATTTCCGGTTAGGGAAGATACGAGGCTACAGCCCTCGATGCGGACGGAGCTATCGTATGCGTAGACGCAGCTCCGGTATGTGAGAATGGACGAGTCTTTGAGCGTGAGCTCGCTGTAGACGGAGCGTATCTCGTAGTCGCTATAGTAACCATACATCGTGTTATTCTCGATTGTGCAGCCGTGCAGGGAGACTCTCGACGATGAGGCGTGGATGGCGCCGTAGAGGCAGTCCTTGAGCCTACACCCGGTCAGTTCCGCCTCTCCCGACGCGATGCGAAGTCCGGCCGAGTTGCCCTGCCAGCAAAGCCCCCTGAGGCTGCAGTTCCTCAGCACCGCCCGGCCTTCGACGAGAATGTAGAAATAGTTCCCGCTCGGACTTCGGCCCGCTGAGCAGTTCTCCATCCTGAGCTCCGAACCCCTCTCGACCCTCACGCCCCTGTCAGCGCTGGTGCTGTTGAAGAGCAGGGTCAGGTTGCGCAGCTCGAGTGTAGCGCCCGATTTAACGGTCAGATTCCACTCGAGAACGATGCTCTCGTCCGAGACGATGGTGTCCTTCTCGACGACCCAGTCCTGCCCCGCCGGGGGCTGGGCACTGAGCGGTGGAGGAATAGGGATGAACAAGAGGGCTATAGCCAGGGCGGACCAGCGCATTGGCGCCTCACCGCTAAAGCTATCCGCCCCTGGCTTATTTAATGATTCTGATAAAAATTAAATCTACTCAGCGGGCCTTCTCACCAGGCCTGAAGGCCTTGGCACAGACCTCACTGCAGAACTGGTGGTCGACGCCTGCGATATTCCTTTTCACCACGCCGCCGGGCTTCATCAGCTTTCCGCACTTGTCGCAGGTTATGTCAACCTTATCGCCGACCTTCTTTATCGTGTCACGAATTCCCACGGGCTCACCCGGTGGGTGTAGCGGCCGGGGCCATAATAAAGATTTTGTCAGTAAGCCTCCCTTTTGCGTGCTGCCGGCGGCAGGATGTCCGGTTCGGGTAGGCCATTACGGGAGTCCGCGAG contains:
- a CDS encoding ABC-2 transporter permease codes for the protein MNWRRTLAFSRRALLHFRHDRRTLGFILAMPLLLVLVFGYTFEGDVRDLEVDVVNLDAGVPAGASSLLPGGLRLGERVEAGLDREVLIPHGTKDVASARQRVRDGERWAVLIIPENFSSNFLLSAAARMNGSPGAPRAELEVYLDGSNPNIASAVLKAVSGAVASAINALAREMNQSTVEQPVRISTGYAYGGPELSFIDYFAPGVISFAIMMVTTMITIILFVFERRAGTLQRLLVSPATEGEIVTGYALAFAVIGVLQCTVILTAAILLFGITIHGNLLLAYGVLILLGFGHQGLGILLSSGARNELQAIQFIPLIIFPSVLLAGLFWPVEAIPDFLRPVSYFVPLKYGIDAVRSIMLRGWGLAEVWPQILALLIFACLTLGGSVALLKRKRG
- a CDS encoding ABC transporter ATP-binding protein; amino-acid sequence: MLAVEVRGLKKSFGALRAVDGVDLSIDEGEVYGLLGPNGSGKTTIIKILLGLLRPTAGSARVLGEGIPPKRVRPLIGYMPQDIAVYMDNTVHENLSLFGRLYGLSEGRLREREKELLSFVELGGWENALASTLSGGMRHRLSLACAMIHEPRLLFLDEPTVGVDPQLRSSFWRYFRGAAERGTTVVITTHYMDEASRCSRVGLLRQGRLIAQGPPRELMEAHGKESLEEVFLELAGRGAP
- a CDS encoding PKD domain-containing protein codes for the protein MRWSALAIALLFIPIPPPLSAQPPAGQDWVVEKDTIVSDESIVLEWNLTVKSGATLELRNLTLLFNSTSADRGVRVERGSELRMENCSAGRSPSGNYFYILVEGRAVLRNCSLRGLCWQGNSAGLRIASGEAELTGCRLKDCLYGAIHASSSRVSLHGCTIENNTMYGYYSDYEIRSVYSELTLKDSSILTYRSCVYAYDSSVRIEGCSLVSSLTGNVAELERSEAVFINSTLGPPKEGGWLWSPPEGAGLNREAEFCLRGCFIEGEEIAAEISTTYLSYGFSCVLGFSSQYRTLIQNCTVRGALCGISARYIPIMGSLVVAIESCELEAGGRYPGLLIYNDRSLNYSLVCNSLPGEGGVWLYGGGGRVEGNRIRGGGGQNALTIQCTSNLTVAGNELNGDSGPPNGISLEASDGACWEISGNRLMGFSTAVAVSCYGGRCEILNNTIERCKNGLSVNGIAGFHITGNTIDVDTAAVSALTSQPMDIFIEANRIRAGLQGINVQSDIYRGSILENEIYAQEGVVLEPSWGEVHYGLRISGNTVSAPGAGLRITHCFDPTGSGSIENNTIQNSFKGIDINGSNLPIMNNRFLNITGYGIHAVDLNATIGRNEFKFADNAVNACREARFWTVGIRAMYNVKGPGEPEEWREGYPAELRIQDAGGWIVINETLAGPGRFVLRERIVRADGTELSSNPYKFTGLAGSRGAGLERACVTSTCDIVLRLRKGPDLRATFAGVERGGPYLEGQLLPLAGEILNDPAFNPASAPVGRATILLLVDGEPIQERVIERMDPGACVRLGAFWAARPGWHEVSVVADSMNEVEEVFEENNALAARFYVTDVPQAVLKADRSTVVAWETVELWIELTGIEVEPVGYRFDFGDGSSTDWIPENRSSHTYANPGVYAARGWAATVEGAVVECAEPVRINVSSPPPSFTIEAAPASPLSGSAVVFVCSFASGRSNVSRFLWSFGDGGCAYGEGLEVVEHVYERPGSYTAEVRLILTDGSSLNRSIAIMVGNRLPVAEARVEPDVGTTATPFTFTSKSSDPDGQVVAWLWDFGDGTTFSGPSTIHSFLRYGVYDVALRVEDDAGEWSGPCILTVVVGDSAPRPVILASRLSAAVGEEISFDASGTRDIDDPLENLRFLWDFGDGARAEGVCATHRYSRPGRYEVVLTVEGGGGACASRSATVTVVEKAVPAPDLGGPAAVAAALVSASIIIYILFCLLTHRHGERGGPGRSAARGRKNRT